In Clostridium sp. JN-1, one genomic interval encodes:
- a CDS encoding ketopantoate reductase family protein, producing the protein MRTIKNISAIGLGAVGCTYYSKLYDFNPDGIKIIAGGNRALRYNKNGFIINGKRYDFTYVDPKEKCTPADLVIVSVKSNQLDQAIEDIKNHIGENTIILSLLNGITSEKIIGERFGMDKMLYSFCAGDSNRDGNKVDFSNVCNINFGEKKNDIYSEKVRAVKDIFDKSKIKYNIPADMMHALWRKFMVNVGINQTSAILKVTYDSFKSSTHAIRLMEAAMSEVIKLSEKAGINLNEDDLAEWYERLDSINPKSRTSMCQDIIYGRKTEVDIFAGTVCKLGEKYGLDTPVNRVFLNIIKAIEEVND; encoded by the coding sequence ATGAGGACAATAAAGAATATATCTGCTATAGGTCTAGGGGCAGTTGGATGCACATATTACAGCAAGTTATATGATTTTAATCCAGATGGAATAAAAATTATAGCTGGAGGCAATAGAGCTTTAAGGTATAATAAAAATGGATTTATAATCAATGGAAAACGATATGATTTTACATATGTTGATCCAAAAGAAAAATGTACTCCAGCAGATTTAGTTATTGTTTCTGTTAAATCTAATCAACTAGATCAGGCAATTGAAGATATAAAAAATCATATAGGAGAAAATACAATTATTCTTTCTCTTTTAAATGGCATTACAAGTGAAAAAATTATAGGAGAACGTTTTGGAATGGACAAAATGCTTTATTCATTTTGCGCAGGAGATTCAAACCGTGATGGCAATAAAGTTGATTTTTCAAATGTATGTAATATAAACTTTGGTGAAAAGAAAAATGATATATACTCGGAAAAGGTTAGGGCCGTTAAAGATATTTTTGATAAGAGTAAAATTAAATATAACATTCCAGCAGACATGATGCATGCGCTGTGGCGTAAGTTCATGGTAAATGTAGGTATAAATCAAACATCAGCAATTCTAAAAGTAACATATGATTCTTTTAAAAGTTCCACTCATGCAATAAGACTTATGGAGGCAGCAATGTCTGAAGTAATAAAGTTGTCAGAAAAGGCAGGAATAAACTTAAATGAAGATGATCTAGCTGAGTGGTATGAAAGGTTAGATAGCATAAATCCTAAAAGCAGAACTTCGATGTGTCAGGATATTATATATGGTAGAAAAACTGAAGTTGATATATTTGCAGGAACTGTTTGTAAATTAGGAGAAAAATATGGATTAGACACACCTGTAAATAGAGTATTTTTAAATATAATAAAAGCAATTGAGGAAGTTAACGATTAG
- the panC gene encoding pantoate--beta-alanine ligase, whose protein sequence is MKTVHTIKEVREYINIWKRGGLSIGLVPTMGYLHEGHKSLIEKASKQNDRVVVSDFINPIQFGPKEDLNVYPRDLNRDQSLCESAGAALLFNPEPSEMYFDNAQTYVNVDKITKVLCGARRPGHFRGVCTVVSKLFNIVTPNRAYFGEKDAQQLAVIRRMVRDLNFDIEIIGCPIIRENDGLAKSSRNTYLSKEERKAALVLNKSLLKAKKAIKCGEKDSENIAKIIEDEIKKEPLSKIDYVEVVDCENLNKVSVIDKNTLVAIAVYIGKTRLIDNFIWS, encoded by the coding sequence GTGAAAACAGTTCATACTATAAAAGAAGTTAGAGAATATATAAATATATGGAAAAGAGGGGGGCTTTCAATAGGCCTTGTACCCACTATGGGGTACCTGCACGAAGGTCATAAAAGTCTTATAGAAAAGGCCTCAAAGCAAAATGATAGAGTAGTTGTAAGTGATTTTATAAATCCAATTCAATTTGGACCAAAAGAAGACTTAAACGTCTACCCAAGAGACCTTAATAGAGATCAATCATTATGTGAAAGTGCCGGAGCAGCTCTTTTATTTAATCCTGAGCCTTCTGAAATGTATTTTGACAATGCACAAACATATGTAAATGTAGACAAAATAACCAAAGTATTATGTGGTGCTAGAAGGCCAGGACATTTTAGAGGGGTATGTACTGTAGTTTCAAAGTTATTTAATATAGTTACTCCAAACAGAGCGTATTTCGGAGAAAAAGATGCACAGCAGCTTGCAGTTATAAGAAGAATGGTTCGAGATTTAAATTTTGATATAGAAATAATAGGCTGTCCTATAATAAGAGAAAATGACGGACTTGCCAAAAGTTCTAGAAACACATATCTTTCAAAAGAAGAAAGAAAAGCTGCTTTAGTTTTAAATAAAAGTCTCCTAAAAGCAAAAAAAGCAATCAAATGTGGTGAAAAGGATTCTGAAAATATAGCAAAAATAATAGAAGATGAAATAAAAAAAGAACCTCTAAGTAAAATAGATTACGTCGAAGTTGTCGACTGTGAAAATCTCAATAAAGTTTCAGTAATAGATAAAAATACCTTAGTTGCAATAGCAGTATATATCGGCAAAACTCGACTTATAGACAACTTCATTTGGAGCTAA
- the panB gene encoding 3-methyl-2-oxobutanoate hydroxymethyltransferase, whose protein sequence is MKKTSESFKKLKKTDEKITMLTAYDYSSAKLIDASGIDGILVGDSLGMVCLGYKNTLSVTMEDMIHHTKAVVRGTKDALVVSDMPFMSYQTSVYDAVKNAGRLVKEAGAEVVKLEGGTKICDKIKAIVDAQIPVMGHIGLTPQSINAFGGFKIQGKDEEKARRLIESAKDVEKAGAFAIVLECVPDKVADIITKSVHIPTIGIGAGKYCDGQILVYQDMLGMFSDFKPKFVKTYGEIGKQMTQCFKEYIKEVKNGIFPDESHSFKIDKSIIEKLY, encoded by the coding sequence ATGAAAAAAACTTCTGAAAGTTTTAAAAAGCTTAAGAAAACTGATGAAAAAATTACAATGCTCACAGCTTACGATTACTCATCTGCAAAACTCATAGATGCTTCTGGCATAGATGGTATACTTGTTGGCGATTCTCTTGGCATGGTATGCCTTGGATATAAAAATACATTGAGTGTGACAATGGAAGATATGATTCATCATACTAAAGCTGTAGTACGAGGCACTAAAGATGCTCTTGTAGTTTCTGACATGCCTTTTATGTCATATCAAACTTCAGTTTATGATGCTGTAAAAAATGCTGGAAGGCTTGTAAAAGAAGCAGGTGCTGAAGTAGTTAAATTAGAAGGCGGCACTAAAATTTGTGACAAAATAAAAGCTATTGTAGATGCCCAAATTCCAGTAATGGGCCACATAGGATTAACCCCTCAATCAATAAATGCTTTTGGCGGCTTTAAAATACAAGGAAAGGATGAAGAAAAAGCAAGAAGACTAATTGAATCTGCTAAAGACGTAGAAAAAGCTGGAGCTTTTGCAATAGTTCTTGAATGTGTTCCAGATAAAGTTGCTGATATCATTACAAAAAGTGTACACATTCCTACAATAGGAATTGGTGCTGGAAAGTACTGTGATGGTCAGATACTCGTTTATCAGGACATGCTTGGAATGTTTAGTGATTTTAAACCTAAGTTTGTTAAAACCTATGGCGAAATAGGTAAGCAGATGACACAGTGTTTTAAAGAATATATAAAAGAAGTTAAAAATGGTATTTTCCCAGATGAAAGCCACTCATTTAAAATCGACAAAAGTATAATTGAAAAACTTTATTAA
- a CDS encoding Rossmann-like and DUF2520 domain-containing protein has protein sequence MSLPQYGGDSLKIGFIGAGRVGFSLGKYFSTKGINVSGYYSKNYNSAKEASIFTSSTAYKTLKDIVLKSNILFITTPDDQIEKIWDDIKHFDLKDKLIIHTSGSLSSNVFSDIKNKGAFGYSIHPMFPFSDKYNSYKQLNNIYFSIEGDKKYANDLKLFLEDLGNNVFFIDSNKKSSYHLASVMVSNLVLALISIGENYLINCGVDEDIALKSLYPLIFENIKNIGDKGILDSITGPVLRGDVGTIKKHMTVLKKEDFEVYKTLSMQLLNLSVKKNAEKNYDNVRRTLNEKNF, from the coding sequence ATGTCATTACCTCAATATGGAGGTGATTCATTGAAAATAGGATTTATAGGAGCCGGTAGAGTAGGCTTTTCACTTGGAAAATACTTTTCCACAAAAGGAATAAATGTATCAGGCTATTATAGTAAAAACTATAATAGTGCAAAAGAAGCATCTATTTTTACATCTTCTACAGCTTATAAGACTTTAAAAGATATAGTATTAAAAAGCAATATACTATTTATTACGACTCCAGATGATCAAATCGAAAAAATTTGGGATGACATAAAACACTTTGATTTAAAAGATAAGCTTATAATTCACACCAGTGGAAGCTTATCATCTAATGTCTTTTCTGATATAAAAAATAAAGGTGCCTTCGGATATTCAATCCATCCAATGTTTCCATTTTCGGATAAATACAATAGCTACAAACAATTAAATAATATCTATTTTTCAATTGAAGGTGATAAAAAATATGCTAATGACCTCAAACTTTTCCTTGAGGATCTTGGAAATAATGTTTTTTTCATCGATTCAAATAAAAAGTCATCATACCACCTTGCAAGTGTAATGGTTTCAAATTTAGTACTTGCACTAATAAGTATAGGTGAAAATTATCTTATAAACTGCGGCGTCGATGAGGATATTGCATTAAAATCCCTATATCCTCTTATCTTTGAAAATATCAAAAATATAGGGGATAAGGGAATACTTGATTCAATTACAGGCCCAGTTCTTCGAGGTGATGTTGGAACAATAAAAAAACATATGACTGTACTTAAAAAAGAGGATTTTGAAGTATATAAAACACTTTCAATGCAGCTATTAAACTTATCTGTTAAAAAAAACGCAGAAAAAAATTATGATAATGTTAGGAGGACTTTAAATGAAAAAAACTTCTGA
- a CDS encoding iron-containing alcohol dehydrogenase — MMDFNYSIPTRVFFGKGKLSVLSQEIKKYGSRVLFVYGGGSIKRNGLYDDIVNLLKENSIDFWELPGVEPNPRITTVRKGIELCRENNIEIVIAVGGGSTIDCSKVVAAGYYYEKDPWDIVRAPSRIKKVLPIASILTIAATGSEMDSFAVITNMDTNEKLGTGHPDMAPKFSILDPTYTFTVPKNQTAAGTADIMSHTFEDYFSGPKSAFLQNRISEAILKTCINYGKKAVDEPQNYETRANLMWASSLAINGITSYGKDSNWCVHPMEHELSAFYDITHGVGLAILTPVWMKYILDDSTVDKFVEYGVNVWGFDNNNDKYEIANMAIEKTREFFNLLGIPSKLSEVGIGEDNLEKMAKGAVRYGKIGGIKKLDKNDVLNIYKASL; from the coding sequence ATGATGGATTTTAATTATTCCATTCCAACAAGAGTATTTTTTGGAAAAGGTAAATTAAGTGTACTTTCACAAGAGATAAAGAAATATGGATCAAGAGTTTTATTTGTATATGGCGGTGGAAGTATTAAGAGAAATGGGTTATATGATGATATTGTGAACTTATTAAAAGAAAATTCAATTGACTTTTGGGAACTTCCTGGTGTAGAACCAAATCCTAGAATAACTACTGTAAGAAAAGGTATAGAGTTATGCAGAGAAAACAATATAGAAATTGTTATTGCAGTTGGTGGAGGAAGTACAATAGATTGTTCTAAAGTTGTAGCTGCAGGCTATTATTATGAAAAAGATCCATGGGATATTGTAAGAGCACCTTCAAGGATAAAAAAGGTATTACCTATTGCAAGTATACTAACTATTGCAGCAACTGGTTCTGAGATGGATTCATTTGCTGTTATAACCAATATGGATACAAATGAAAAACTTGGTACAGGACATCCTGATATGGCACCTAAGTTTTCTATACTTGATCCTACATATACATTTACTGTACCTAAAAATCAAACTGCAGCTGGAACAGCAGATATAATGAGTCATACTTTTGAAGATTATTTTAGCGGACCTAAATCAGCATTTCTACAAAACAGAATATCAGAAGCTATTTTAAAAACATGTATAAACTATGGGAAAAAGGCTGTAGATGAACCTCAAAATTATGAGACAAGGGCAAACTTGATGTGGGCTTCAAGTTTAGCAATAAATGGGATTACTAGTTATGGTAAGGATTCAAATTGGTGTGTCCATCCAATGGAACATGAATTGAGTGCGTTTTATGATATAACTCATGGAGTTGGTCTTGCAATTTTAACTCCCGTATGGATGAAATATATTCTTGATGATAGTACAGTGGATAAGTTTGTAGAATATGGAGTGAATGTATGGGGATTTGATAATAACAATGATAAATATGAAATAGCAAATATGGCTATAGAAAAGACAAGAGAATTCTTTAATTTATTAGGTATTCCATCCAAATTAAGCGAAGTTGGAATTGGAGAAGATAATTTAGAAAAAATGGCTAAAGGTGCAGTAAGGTATGGTAAAATTGGAGGAATAAAAAAGTTAGATAAGAATGATGTATTAAATATCTATAAAGCTTCACTTTAA
- the glyA gene encoding serine hydroxymethyltransferase has product MNFENLKKTDKDIFEIIEKEHLRQENGIELIASENFTSKSVMEAMGSFLTNKYAEGLPGKRYYGGCHIVDEAENLARDRVKKLFGAEHANVQPHSGAQANMSVYSAVLKPGDTVLGMNLTHGGHLTHGSPVNFSGKLYNFIPYGVNRQTETIDYDEMRNLALKNKPKMIVSGASAYPREIDFARIRQICDEVGAYMMVDMAHIAGIVAAGRHMSPVPYADFVTTTTHKTLRGPRGGVILCKEKYAKEVDKAVFPGIQGGPLMHVIAAKAVCFGEALKDEYKSYIDQVLKNAKVLAEELNNYGFKLVSGGTDNHLILINLTNKNITGKDAEKLLDSVGITVNKNTVPFETLSPFITSGLRIGTPAVTTRGFKEEEMKKIAYFINYVVENRDKDLSNIKQEVNELCKKYPIYD; this is encoded by the coding sequence ATGAATTTTGAAAACTTGAAAAAAACAGACAAGGATATATTTGAGATTATAGAAAAAGAGCACTTAAGACAGGAAAATGGTATAGAACTTATAGCTTCAGAAAACTTTACAAGTAAATCAGTAATGGAAGCTATGGGATCATTTTTAACTAATAAGTATGCAGAAGGACTTCCAGGAAAGAGATATTACGGCGGATGTCATATTGTTGATGAAGCCGAAAATTTAGCAAGAGATAGAGTTAAAAAATTATTTGGGGCAGAACATGCTAATGTTCAACCTCATTCTGGAGCTCAAGCAAATATGTCAGTTTATTCAGCAGTGCTAAAGCCAGGAGACACGGTACTCGGTATGAATTTGACACATGGAGGACATTTAACTCATGGAAGTCCTGTTAACTTTTCAGGAAAGTTATATAACTTTATACCTTATGGTGTAAATAGACAAACTGAAACTATAGATTATGATGAGATGAGAAATTTAGCATTAAAAAATAAGCCAAAGATGATAGTATCAGGAGCAAGTGCATATCCAAGGGAAATAGATTTCGCTAGAATAAGACAAATTTGTGATGAAGTAGGAGCTTATATGATGGTTGATATGGCTCATATAGCAGGTATAGTAGCTGCGGGAAGACATATGTCACCAGTTCCATATGCAGATTTTGTAACTACTACTACTCACAAAACTTTAAGAGGTCCAAGGGGTGGAGTTATCTTATGCAAAGAAAAATATGCTAAAGAAGTAGATAAGGCAGTATTTCCTGGAATTCAAGGCGGACCACTTATGCACGTAATTGCTGCAAAGGCAGTATGTTTTGGCGAAGCGCTTAAAGATGAGTATAAAAGTTATATAGATCAAGTTCTTAAAAATGCTAAAGTTTTAGCAGAAGAATTAAATAATTATGGATTTAAGTTAGTTAGCGGTGGTACTGATAATCATCTTATATTGATAAACTTAACTAATAAGAATATTACTGGAAAAGATGCAGAAAAGCTTTTAGATTCTGTTGGAATCACAGTAAATAAAAATACCGTACCATTTGAAACTTTAAGTCCTTTTATAACAAGTGGATTAAGAATTGGAACTCCAGCTGTTACTACAAGAGGATTTAAAGAAGAAGAAATGAAGAAAATTGCTTATTTCATAAATTATGTTGTAGAAAACAGAGATAAAGATTTATCTAACATAAAGCAGGAAGTAAATGAATTGTGCAAAAAATATCCTATATATGACTAA
- a CDS encoding type I phosphomannose isomerase catalytic subunit produces the protein MYPLKFEKLYYEKVWGGRDLELFRDDLPDGKIGESWDVACHPHGTSIISNGKFKGYRLDKLIEEQGNNILGTKISKDRFPLLIKLINASDKLSIQVHPDDKYAGKVENESGKTEAWYVVEAFEGASLIVGTKDGCSREEFKKAVLNGNVEKYLNRVPVKKGDIYFIKSGMVHAICKGVIIAEIQQNSDITYRVYDYNRGRELHIDNALDVIDFSLRGEKSRGINIRMDGYIKTYACLSKKFSLELYDVNEYFSEDSDLERFYIFTCVDGSGKLTYLNGKEKIYKGESLLIPASLGKYKFEGKMKLLKSYVPDISKVEHDILSQIEK, from the coding sequence GTGTATCCGTTAAAGTTTGAAAAATTATATTATGAAAAAGTATGGGGAGGGAGAGATCTTGAATTATTCAGGGATGATCTTCCGGATGGAAAGATAGGTGAAAGCTGGGACGTAGCTTGTCATCCCCACGGCACAAGTATAATTTCAAATGGGAAATTTAAAGGTTATAGACTAGATAAACTTATAGAAGAACAGGGAAATAATATACTTGGAACAAAGATTTCGAAAGATAGGTTTCCACTACTTATTAAACTTATAAATGCTTCTGATAAATTATCAATACAAGTGCATCCTGATGACAAATATGCTGGTAAAGTTGAAAATGAATCAGGTAAAACAGAAGCATGGTATGTAGTAGAAGCTTTTGAAGGTGCAAGTTTAATAGTTGGGACTAAGGATGGATGCAGTAGGGAAGAATTTAAAAAGGCAGTTTTAAATGGTAATGTTGAAAAGTACTTAAATAGAGTACCTGTAAAAAAGGGTGACATTTATTTTATAAAAAGTGGAATGGTCCATGCTATATGTAAAGGTGTTATCATTGCTGAAATACAGCAAAATAGTGATATAACCTATAGAGTATATGATTATAACAGGGGAAGGGAGCTTCACATTGACAATGCACTTGATGTTATAGACTTTAGTTTAAGAGGAGAAAAAAGTAGAGGAATTAATATAAGGATGGATGGATATATAAAAACATATGCATGCTTGTCAAAAAAATTTTCTCTTGAGTTATATGATGTAAATGAATATTTTTCAGAAGACAGCGATCTAGAGAGATTTTACATATTTACTTGTGTAGATGGAAGCGGAAAACTTACATATTTAAATGGAAAAGAAAAAATTTATAAGGGTGAAAGTCTCCTAATTCCAGCATCACTTGGAAAGTATAAATTTGAAGGAAAAATGAAATTACTGAAAAGTTATGTCCCTGATATATCTAAGGTTGAGCATGATATATTAAGTCAGATAGAAAAATAA